The Desulfocurvus vexinensis DSM 17965 genome includes a window with the following:
- the typA gene encoding translational GTPase TypA, with the protein MPRNKARNEKIRNIAIIAHVDHGKTTLTDKMFRQSGLFRDNQEVQDRVLDSMDLERERGITIAAKNCSIEWQGVKINIIDTPGHADFGGEVERALSMADGAILLVDASEGPLPQTRFVLEKALAAHLAVFVVINKIDRADARPEEVLSEIYDLLIDLGASEEQLDFPLFYAVGRDGVASRSLDEPGQNLHCLMDAIVSDMPAPVYDADAPFQMLVSDLGYSDYLGRLAVGRVLGGTVRGNQSLVRIGESGTPKPLRVTRLQTYRGLQLVEADTAEPGDIIVLSGIEDVRIGDTICTAAEPRALPRITVDEPTVSMRFSINTSPLAGREGKNVTSSKIRDRLMREALSNVAVRVEDSDERDAFVVKGRGEFQMAIIIETMRREGFELSVGRPEVILKLDDQGRVLEPIEHLYVDCDEAFAGVVTEKLAIRKGRLTNMVNNGSGRVRLEFSVPSRGLIGYRDEFLTDTKGTGIMNSYLSGYEEHRGDFPTRFSGSIVADRAGSAVPYALFNLEPRGQLFVRAGDPVYEGMIVGEHNRDNDIDVNPCKEKKLTNMRASGKDEAVVLTNVQTMTLERALHFIREDELVEVTPKSVRLRKAVLPATLRHQAAGKKKKA; encoded by the coding sequence ATGCCCAGGAACAAGGCCCGCAACGAAAAGATCCGCAATATCGCCATCATCGCCCACGTTGACCACGGCAAGACCACCTTGACGGACAAGATGTTCCGCCAAAGCGGCCTGTTCCGCGACAACCAGGAGGTCCAGGACCGCGTGCTGGACTCCATGGACCTGGAACGTGAGCGCGGCATCACCATCGCCGCCAAGAACTGCTCCATCGAGTGGCAGGGCGTGAAGATCAATATCATCGACACCCCCGGCCACGCCGACTTCGGCGGCGAGGTGGAGCGCGCCCTGTCCATGGCCGACGGCGCCATCCTGCTGGTGGACGCCTCCGAGGGCCCCCTGCCGCAGACGCGCTTCGTGCTCGAAAAGGCCCTGGCCGCGCATCTGGCCGTGTTCGTGGTCATCAACAAGATCGACCGCGCCGACGCCCGGCCCGAGGAAGTGCTGAGCGAGATCTACGACCTGCTCATCGACCTGGGGGCCAGCGAGGAGCAGCTCGATTTCCCGCTGTTCTATGCCGTGGGCCGCGACGGCGTGGCCTCGCGCAGCCTGGACGAGCCCGGCCAGAACCTGCACTGTCTCATGGACGCCATCGTCTCCGACATGCCCGCCCCGGTCTATGACGCCGACGCGCCTTTCCAGATGCTGGTGTCCGACCTGGGCTATTCCGACTACCTGGGGCGGCTGGCCGTGGGCCGCGTGCTGGGCGGCACGGTGCGCGGCAACCAGAGCCTGGTGCGCATCGGCGAGAGCGGCACGCCCAAACCCCTGCGCGTGACGCGCCTGCAGACCTACCGCGGCCTGCAACTGGTGGAGGCCGACACCGCCGAGCCCGGCGACATCATCGTGCTCTCGGGCATCGAGGACGTGCGCATCGGCGACACCATCTGCACCGCCGCCGAGCCCCGGGCCCTGCCGCGCATCACCGTGGACGAACCCACCGTGTCCATGCGCTTTTCCATCAACACCTCGCCCCTGGCCGGGCGCGAGGGCAAGAACGTGACCTCCTCCAAGATCCGCGACCGGCTGATGCGCGAGGCCCTGTCCAACGTGGCCGTCCGCGTGGAGGACAGCGACGAGCGCGACGCCTTCGTGGTCAAGGGCCGGGGCGAGTTCCAGATGGCCATCATCATCGAGACCATGCGCCGCGAGGGTTTCGAGCTGAGCGTGGGGCGGCCCGAGGTCATCCTCAAGCTCGACGACCAGGGCCGCGTGCTCGAACCCATCGAGCACCTCTATGTGGACTGCGACGAGGCCTTCGCGGGCGTGGTCACCGAAAAGCTGGCCATCCGCAAGGGTCGGCTGACCAACATGGTCAACAACGGCTCGGGGCGCGTGCGCCTGGAGTTCTCGGTGCCCTCGCGCGGGCTCATCGGCTACCGCGACGAGTTCCTCACCGACACCAAGGGCACGGGCATCATGAACTCGTACCTCTCGGGCTACGAGGAGCACCGGGGCGACTTCCCCACGCGGTTCTCGGGGTCCATCGTGGCCGACCGCGCGGGCAGCGCCGTGCCCTATGCCCTGTTCAACCTCGAGCCGCGCGGCCAGCTCTTCGTGCGCGCCGGGGACCCGGTCTACGAGGGCATGATCGTCGGCGAGCACAACCGCGACAACGACATCGACGTGAACCCCTGCAAGGAAAAGAAGCTGACCAACATGCGCGCCTCGGGCAAGGACGAGGCCGTGGTGCTGACCAATGTGCAGACCATGACCCTGGAGCGCGCCCTGCACTTCATCCGCGAGGACGAGCTGGTGGAGGTTACGCCCAAGTCCGTGCGCCTGCGCAAGGCCGTGCTGCCCGCCACCCTGCGCCACCAGGCCGCAGGCAAGAAGAAGAAGGCCTGA